A DNA window from Anastrepha ludens isolate Willacy chromosome 6, idAnaLude1.1, whole genome shotgun sequence contains the following coding sequences:
- the LOC128866887 gene encoding poly(A) polymerase type 3-like, whose product MDAYQNPRHGSYNSSEASGQNDSPHQQQTPTETSGIGWKKSRPEEKTNALLKALEAFNVFETPDELSHRTKILTKLNMLVRKWIKNVSMAKNMSKADAKKLGGKIYTFGSYRLGVHDKGANIYALCVAPRNIERSEFFTSFFGLLKKQPKVAECRSVENTSVPVIKMKFDGVEIDLLFARLSPKEIPEDFSLRDDNLLKDSDPQSVLSLYGCRVTDEIMELVPNRENFRLALRSIKLWAKKHGIYSNSLGYFGCVTWAILVAHTCQFYPYATASTLVQKFFNMFSRWRWPDPVLLKRTDIVNLQSPALCSHLMPIITPAYPQYNSAFNVSEATKKVIINELNRGMATMNVIMSNGAPWDLLFEAPSFFYSYHHFIVVLVTSQTSQDQLQWCGLVQSKIRLLVDDVQHKHRMSLVHANPTCFVYKKGDVPTQSYSGKGNEPNGNPPVGTAPFCSMLFIGLEFEYKEKNSKVDLTGSFKYFAERVTQHAVNKKMLRDGMNIEVKRIKRKSLSQYLDMDFIKNQGNIKKSISTKRNGYAADLSTEKEVATKKRRLN is encoded by the exons atggaCGCGTACCAAAATCCCAGACATGGCAGTTACAACTCTAGCGAAGCAAGCGGCCAAAACGACTCACCGCATCAGCAGCAAACGCCCACCGAGACATCGGGCATTGGTTGGAAAAAGTCACGTCCTGAAGAGAAAACCAACGCTCTACTCAAAGCATTGGAAGCATTTAATGTGTTCGAAACTCCAGATGAACTAAGTCATCGTACAAAGATTTTGACTAAGCTTAATATGCTTGTGAGGAAGTGgattaaaaatgtatcaatgGCAAAAAACATGTCCAAAGCAGATGCGAAAAAACTCGGAGGAAAAATTTACACTTTCGGTTCATACCGTTTGGGTGTACATGATAAGGGCGCTAATATTTATGCCCTCTGTGTCGCACCACGCAACATTGAACGCTCGGAGTTTTTTACGTCGTTCTTTGGATTGCTAAAGAAACAGCCAAAAGTAGCCGAATGTCGTTCAGTGGAAAATACCTCTGTACCggtcataaaaatgaaatttgatggagttgaaattgatttgttatttgCGCGTCTTTCACCCAAAGAGATACCAGAGGATTTTAGTTTACGTGACGATAATCTACTTAAAGATTCAGATCCTCAATCGGTGCTCAGTTTATATGGCTGTCGAGTGACTGACGAGATAATGGAGCTAGTGCCGAACAGAGAGAATTTTCGCTTAGCGCTGCGGTCGATTAAATTATGGGCAAAGA agcatggaatatattctAATTCCTTGGGCTACTTTGGCTGTGTAACCTGGGCAATTTTAGTGGCTCACACATGCCAATTTTATCCATATGCAACAGCTTCTACGCTAGTCCAGAAATTCTTCAATATGTTCTCGCGCTGGAGATGGCCAGATCCAGTGCTGCTCAAGCGGACTGACATTGTCAATTTACAATCACCG GCTTTGTGTTCTCATCTAATGCCAATTATTACGCCCGCATATCCACAGTACAACTCCGCATTTAATGTGTCGGAGGCAACAAAGaaggttataattaatgaattgAATAGAGGAATGGCCACCATGAACGTAATTATGTCTAATGGCGCTCCCTGGGATCTACTCTTCGAGGCGCCTAGCTTCTTTTATAG TTATCATCACTTTATTGTGGTTCTGGTTACATCGCAAACCAGTCAAGATCAGCTGCAATGGTGTGGCTTGGTCCAGTCAAAGATTCGTCTGTTGGTAGATGATGTACAGCATAAACACCGCATGTCCTTAGTCCATGCAAATCCTACATGTTTTGTTTACAAGAAAGGCGACGTCCCCACTCAAAGTTACAGCGGCAAAGGGAATGAGCCGAACGGCAATCCACCAGTTGGTACGGCACCATTCTGTTCGATGCTGTTCATCGGTTTAGAATTCGAATACAAAGAGAAGAACTCCAAAGTGGACCTTACGgggagttttaaatatttcgccGAACGTGTTACACAGCATGCG gtaaataaaaaaatgctgagAGATGGGATGAATATTGAAGTGAAACGCATAAAACGAAAATCCCTTTCGCAGTATTTGGATATGGACTTCATAAAGAATCAGGGGAATATTAAGAAATCTATTTCAACCAAGCGTAATGGATATGCGGCCGATCTGTCAACTGAGAAAGAGGTGGCGACTAAAAAGCGGCGCTTGAATTGA